A stretch of Arcobacter arenosus DNA encodes these proteins:
- the trmD gene encoding tRNA (guanosine(37)-N1)-methyltransferase TrmD, which produces MKFTFVTLFSNLIEPYFYDSILKRAVEANFISYEFYNPRDFTKNKHLKVDAQMVGGGAGMLMTPQPLFDCLDEVKKKNPDAYIIFPLAAAKPFRQNDAKRLAKKQNIVFVSGRYEGIDERVIEKYANEVFSIGEFILTGGELPSLVMADAISRNVEGVLGNADSLTMESYENNLLEAPSFTKPEKFENLSVIKEFLKGNHSKIADLKNNLAICKTKYFRPGLVTKKKTK; this is translated from the coding sequence TTGAAATTTACATTTGTAACACTTTTCTCAAATTTAATTGAACCATATTTTTATGACTCAATTTTAAAAAGAGCTGTTGAAGCAAATTTTATAAGTTATGAATTTTATAATCCAAGAGACTTTACTAAAAATAAACACTTAAAAGTAGATGCTCAAATGGTAGGTGGGGGTGCTGGAATGCTTATGACACCCCAACCGCTTTTTGATTGTTTAGATGAGGTTAAAAAGAAAAATCCTGATGCTTATATTATTTTCCCACTAGCAGCAGCAAAGCCCTTTAGACAAAATGATGCTAAAAGACTTGCAAAAAAACAAAATATTGTTTTTGTTAGTGGAAGGTATGAAGGGATAGATGAAAGGGTTATAGAAAAATATGCAAATGAGGTTTTTTCAATTGGTGAGTTTATCTTAACAGGGGGAGAACTCCCATCTTTGGTTATGGCAGATGCAATCTCAAGAAATGTAGAAGGTGTTCTTGGAAATGCTGATTCTTTAACTATGGAGAGTTATGAAAATAATCTTTTAGAAGCTCCCTCTTTTACAAAACCTGAAAAATTTGAAAATTTAAGTGTAATTAAAGAATTCTTAAAGGGAAATCATAGTAAAATTGCCGACCTAAAAAATAATCTGGCTATTTGCAAAACAAAATATTTTAGACCAGGTTTAGTTACGAAGAAAAAAACAAAATAG
- the metE gene encoding 5-methyltetrahydropteroyltriglutamate--homocysteine S-methyltransferase — protein sequence MSVNSYVVGFPRIGEQRELKKVLESFWTKNCSFDKVKKVASKLKKRHWEYQKEAGIKYISSNDFSLYDNILDTCIMLNAIPKRFRSLKDEELYFSMARGNDSSVAMEMTKWFNTNYHYIVPELSLEDEYKLNATKIIDEYKEAKKLGIKTKINIIGPLTFLGLSKRVDNGDVFELHSKILPIYKELIQEISKLDDEIFIQIDEPIFVKDNDSNLLNLIKPTYDCLANIAQNIKIIVTTYFEHSNEATNILVNTPIWALGLDFLYGKENIKSLDAIANSDKKLIAGVVDGRNIWINDIQKTLLLLTEFSKRIKKENIIISTSCSLLHTPFTLKYEEKLDEEIKSWLSYAWEKLQELRVISKIFFEGVISLKNKDLIHYEKNIYANYSRRSSLRINDKKVQKRIKEFKNYSRQGEFEERIKLQKELLKYKNLATTTIGSFPQTPEIRNSRRDFKKAYISKEQYEKDMKEYIDYCIAFQEECGLEILVHGEPERNDMVEYFGEQLNGFAFSQNGWVQSYGSRCVKPPFIYGDVSREKPMTVDWITYAQSKTDKIIKGMLTGPVTILNWSFVRDDIQRSEVSKQIAVALSDEIDDLQKEGIKIIQVDEAAFKEGYPLRTKKIKDYESWAVRDFKISVSTAYKKTQIHTHMCYSQFNDIIKTIEEMDADVISIETARSGNELLKIFKEVGYKQEVGPGIYDIHSPRVPSVEEMKTQIKLLLEVLPKEQLWINPDCGLKTRKWPETKQSLINMVEAVKQIRKENG from the coding sequence ATGTCTGTAAATTCATATGTAGTTGGTTTTCCAAGAATTGGAGAACAAAGAGAGCTTAAAAAAGTACTAGAAAGTTTTTGGACAAAAAATTGTTCATTCGATAAAGTAAAAAAAGTTGCAAGTAAATTAAAGAAAAGACACTGGGAATATCAAAAAGAAGCAGGAATTAAATATATAAGTTCAAATGACTTTTCCCTATACGACAATATATTAGATACTTGTATTATGTTAAACGCTATTCCTAAAAGATTTAGAAGTTTAAAAGATGAAGAGCTTTATTTTTCTATGGCAAGGGGTAATGACTCAAGTGTAGCTATGGAGATGACTAAATGGTTTAATACTAATTACCACTATATAGTTCCCGAATTAAGTTTAGAAGATGAATATAAATTAAATGCCACAAAAATAATTGACGAATATAAAGAAGCTAAAAAGCTAGGGATAAAAACAAAAATAAATATCATTGGTCCTTTGACATTTTTAGGACTTTCTAAAAGAGTTGATAATGGTGATGTTTTTGAATTACATTCAAAAATTCTACCTATTTATAAAGAGTTGATTCAAGAGATTTCAAAATTAGATGATGAGATTTTTATACAAATAGATGAGCCTATTTTTGTAAAAGACAATGACTCAAATTTATTAAATTTAATAAAACCAACATATGATTGTTTAGCAAATATTGCACAAAATATTAAAATCATTGTTACAACATATTTTGAACACTCAAATGAAGCTACAAATATTTTAGTAAATACTCCTATTTGGGCTTTAGGTTTGGACTTTTTATATGGGAAAGAAAACATAAAATCTTTAGATGCAATTGCAAATAGTGATAAAAAATTAATTGCAGGAGTTGTTGATGGAAGAAATATTTGGATAAATGATATTCAAAAAACTCTACTTTTACTAACAGAATTTAGTAAAAGAATAAAAAAAGAAAATATCATTATTTCAACCTCTTGTTCCCTTTTGCATACCCCATTTACACTAAAATATGAAGAAAAACTTGATGAAGAGATAAAATCTTGGTTAAGTTATGCTTGGGAAAAACTTCAAGAATTAAGAGTAATTTCAAAGATTTTTTTTGAAGGTGTCATATCCTTAAAAAATAAAGATTTAATACACTATGAAAAAAATATTTATGCAAACTATAGTAGAAGAAGTTCCCTAAGAATAAATGATAAAAAAGTACAAAAAAGGATTAAAGAGTTTAAAAATTATTCAAGACAAGGGGAGTTTGAAGAAAGAATAAAACTTCAAAAAGAACTTTTAAAATATAAAAATTTAGCCACAACAACAATTGGTTCATTCCCTCAAACTCCTGAGATTAGAAACTCAAGACGAGACTTTAAAAAAGCTTATATATCAAAAGAGCAATATGAAAAAGATATGAAAGAGTATATAGATTATTGTATAGCTTTTCAAGAGGAATGTGGCCTTGAAATTTTAGTACATGGTGAGCCAGAGAGAAATGATATGGTTGAATATTTTGGTGAACAATTAAATGGTTTTGCTTTTTCCCAAAATGGATGGGTTCAATCTTATGGTAGTAGATGCGTAAAGCCACCATTTATTTATGGTGATGTAAGTAGAGAAAAGCCTATGACAGTTGATTGGATAACCTATGCTCAAAGTAAAACAGACAAAATAATTAAAGGGATGTTAACAGGTCCAGTTACTATCTTAAATTGGTCCTTTGTAAGGGATGATATTCAAAGAAGTGAAGTTTCAAAACAAATAGCAGTTGCCCTAAGCGATGAGATTGATGACTTACAAAAAGAAGGAATCAAAATTATTCAAGTTGATGAAGCTGCTTTTAAAGAGGGATATCCTTTAAGAACAAAAAAAATAAAAGATTATGAGTCATGGGCTGTTAGAGATTTTAAAATATCTGTTAGTACAGCCTATAAAAAAACACAAATCCATACCCATATGTGTTATAGTCAGTTTAATGATATTATAAAAACTATTGAAGAGATGGATGCAGATGTTATCTCAATTGAAACTGCAAGAAGTGGAAATGAACTTCTTAAAATATTCAAAGAAGTAGGATATAAACAAGAAGTTGGACCTGGAATATATGATATTCACTCCCCAAGAGTTCCAAGTGTAGAAGAGATGAAAACTCAAATAAAACTTTTATTAGAAGTTTTACCAAAAGAACAATTATGGATTAATCCAGATTGTGGACTAAAAACAAGAAAATGGCCAGAGACTAAACAAAGTTTAATAAATATGGTTGAGGCTGTAAAACAAATTAGAAAGGAGAATGGATAG
- the ilvA gene encoding threonine ammonia-lyase — translation MITLNDVKEAKKNLENVANNTPITKAPILSETFRSEIYLKKDNLQLTGSFKLRGAFNRIAKLSVEKKEKGVVAASAGNHAQGLAFAAKYFDIEATIFMPEATPLTKVSGVKSYGANVVLVGENFDEAKEAAYKFAEENDCEFIHPFADDDVIAGQGTIALEILEEIKDLKQIIVPIGGGGLISGIAIAAKSINPDIKIIGVVASGAAAMKESYRSQMPIDSSSVRTIADGIAVRDVTPKLLDIIIDYVDDIVEVSDNEIANAILFLLEKHKLVVEGAGAVATAAIMHEKVEIEDSKVCAIVSGGNIDVTMLAQIIEKGLVKSNRKMNLIIKLIDKPGSLTRLTEIFKECSANIVQIDYDRDSIKLEFGEAQITIALETKGEEHQKLIREKLKQNGYRFKQI, via the coding sequence ATGATTACTTTAAATGATGTAAAAGAAGCGAAAAAAAACTTAGAAAATGTAGCAAATAATACTCCAATTACAAAAGCTCCAATTTTAAGTGAAACCTTTAGAAGTGAAATCTATTTAAAAAAAGACAACTTACAACTAACAGGAAGTTTTAAATTAAGAGGTGCTTTTAATAGAATTGCAAAACTTAGTGTTGAGAAAAAGGAAAAAGGTGTGGTTGCTGCAAGTGCTGGAAATCACGCCCAAGGTTTAGCATTTGCTGCAAAATACTTTGATATAGAAGCAACTATTTTTATGCCAGAAGCTACTCCTCTTACAAAAGTTAGTGGTGTAAAATCTTATGGTGCAAATGTTGTTTTAGTAGGTGAAAACTTTGATGAAGCAAAAGAAGCTGCATATAAATTTGCAGAAGAAAATGATTGTGAATTTATTCATCCATTTGCAGATGATGATGTTATTGCAGGTCAAGGAACTATTGCATTAGAAATTTTAGAAGAGATAAAAGATTTAAAACAAATTATTGTTCCAATTGGTGGAGGTGGTTTAATTTCAGGTATTGCAATAGCTGCAAAATCAATAAACCCAGATATAAAAATCATTGGTGTGGTTGCAAGTGGAGCTGCTGCTATGAAAGAATCTTATCGTTCACAAATGCCAATTGATTCAAGCTCAGTAAGAACTATTGCTGATGGGATTGCAGTAAGGGATGTAACACCAAAACTTCTAGATATTATTATTGATTATGTTGATGATATTGTTGAAGTAAGTGATAATGAAATTGCAAATGCTATTTTATTTTTACTTGAAAAACATAAACTTGTGGTTGAAGGTGCTGGGGCAGTTGCAACTGCTGCAATTATGCATGAGAAAGTTGAAATTGAAGACTCAAAAGTTTGTGCAATAGTAAGTGGTGGAAATATTGATGTAACAATGCTTGCACAAATTATAGAAAAAGGATTAGTAAAATCTAATAGAAAAATGAACTTAATTATCAAACTAATTGATAAACCTGGATCATTAACTAGATTAACAGAGATTTTTAAAGAATGTTCAGCAAATATTGTTCAAATAGATTATGATAGAGACTCAATTAAACTAGAATTTGGGGAGGCTCAAATTACAATCGCTTTAGAAACAAAAGGTGAGGAACACCAAAAATTAATACGTGAAAAATTGAAACAAAACGGATATAGATTCAAACAAATATAA
- a CDS encoding F0F1 ATP synthase subunit A translates to MEGRLFTFLGIISHDQVWIILSHFVIVVGIVMLLARAATRKMQLVPTGSQNAMETFIGGIISMGADTMGEENARRYLPLIGSLALVIFFSNMLGIIPGFESPTANINFTLSLALIVFVYYNYVGIKMNGFVNYFKHFAGPMPILAPLMFPIEIISHLSRIISLSFRLFGSIRGDDMFTMVLLMLVPWIVPMAGFFMLAAFGFLQAFIFAILTYVYIAGSVMMAEEDHH, encoded by the coding sequence ATGGAAGGAAGACTGTTTACATTCTTGGGAATTATTAGCCATGACCAAGTATGGATTATCTTATCACACTTTGTTATAGTGGTAGGGATTGTTATGTTATTAGCTAGAGCTGCAACTAGAAAGATGCAACTAGTACCAACTGGTTCACAAAATGCAATGGAAACATTTATTGGTGGAATCATCTCTATGGGTGCAGATACAATGGGAGAGGAAAATGCAAGAAGATATTTACCATTAATTGGTTCATTAGCTTTAGTAATTTTCTTTAGTAATATGCTTGGTATTATTCCAGGTTTTGAATCTCCTACAGCAAATATCAACTTCACATTAAGTTTAGCACTTATTGTTTTTGTTTACTATAACTATGTTGGTATCAAAATGAACGGTTTTGTAAATTACTTTAAACATTTTGCTGGACCTATGCCTATATTAGCTCCATTAATGTTCCCAATCGAAATCATTTCTCACTTATCAAGAATCATCTCTTTATCATTCAGACTTTTTGGTTCAATTAGAGGGGATGATATGTTTACAATGGTTCTTTTAATGTTAGTTCCATGGATTGTACCAATGGCTGGTTTCTTTATGCTTGCTGCATTTGGATTCTTACAAGCATTTATTTTTGCAATCTTAACTTATGTTTATATTGCTGGTTCAGTTATGATGGCTGAAGAAGATCACCACTAA
- a CDS encoding thiamine phosphate synthase — protein sequence MNNDLISYLITDPLYYSNKKDTFEKKLQEVLNSKKVDFACFRDDESENFEELAKSFVDICKKNNVEKILINSDFELASKLGADGVHLKSTQFDKIKEAKKLDLYTIISCHNYKDIEEALKYHINAITYSPIFETPNKGEPKGISKLRETIQVFEDLDIIALGGIIDDKQVEQIKKTDAFGFASIRYFI from the coding sequence ATGAACAATGACTTGATTAGTTATTTGATAACTGATCCTTTATATTACTCAAATAAAAAAGATACATTTGAGAAAAAACTACAAGAAGTATTAAATTCAAAAAAAGTTGATTTTGCTTGTTTTAGAGATGATGAATCTGAAAACTTTGAAGAATTAGCAAAAAGTTTTGTGGATATTTGTAAAAAAAATAATGTTGAAAAGATATTAATTAATTCTGATTTTGAGCTAGCTTCTAAACTAGGTGCGGATGGGGTTCATCTTAAATCAACACAATTTGATAAAATCAAAGAAGCTAAAAAACTAGATTTATACACAATAATCTCTTGCCACAACTACAAAGATATAGAAGAGGCTTTAAAGTATCATATAAATGCTATTACATATTCTCCTATTTTTGAAACTCCAAATAAAGGTGAACCAAAGGGAATAAGTAAGCTAAGGGAAACTATTCAAGTTTTCGAAGATCTAGATATAATAGCTTTGGGTGGAATTATAGATGACAAGCAAGTAGAACAAATAAAAAAAACTGATGCCTTTGGCTTCGCTTCAATTAGATATTTTATTTAA
- a CDS encoding RecB-like helicase → MIVQSAMKKFLALKASAGSGKTFALTVRYISLLLKGAKPKEILTLTFTNKAANEMSERIFKTLQNLGEDEAYLEQIIKNSGFSKEKILEKKEKILDDFTNASLSIFTIDKFVNKILREFCGYLGISDDFEIKEDDIENLSAKFLESLSLDDFDKLIDFQLYEKKKYSSLFDVFSELFEKNETFKPLNIDASLINVQKEQCMKFAFQVKEHILNCTNASNSALKAVDFENFDEFITKSWITKNSPSEYNYFKKCSNEHLESIFSNLKNEIEVYYKIRAGFSLSRLFYLFNLFKEYKTKYNRAKNYLHFNDISNLVYELLSTRIDKEFLYFRLDSKFSHILIDEFQDTSLLQYKILEPLIKEILSGDNSFKTFFYVGDTKQSIYRFRGGKRELFDYVLKTNTLVEVEVLNTNFRSCENVVNFVNNSFSQLINYEYHDQNAIYKGGFVEVFEDDFLANKEKKDNEFENIAKKISQLMQNGVNSNDIAILTYTNDDVLNIYSYLKKMFPSLKISTEMTSKLINQENVKAVINAIKYFYFKEDLYKENLNAIIGNEPNTSFDLDVDIKNQSVQEIVLQTADLLKLTDDNVIKLIEECSKFKNIVDFIYEIDKMETSIENSEQIGLQILTIFKSKGLEFHTVLLLDRIKQKNADKNSLLFEYDDVHLKNIYYKIANIESFNEQYKKAQEKEKALAKDDELNILYVAMTRAKKNMIIFKKQNKSVFDLLSLNKCAIGEVIKSDEKSINYEKANKVIYKPLDLGTQEKPVSKENEKEYSLYSRYFGIATHYCLEMMNQFDQASLDYSISLVKNRFSSYLHDNDIENIKKRIKKLIENETFKKLIENASFNKEQSLLYKGELKIIDLFAIKDNKYYIFDYKTTKDELQEHKLQVNHYKKAISKIENSDEVYAFIIYLNEDEAKLVELK, encoded by the coding sequence ATTATAGTACAATCAGCTATGAAAAAATTTTTGGCATTAAAAGCTAGTGCAGGAAGTGGTAAAACATTTGCCTTAACTGTTAGATATATAAGCTTACTTTTAAAAGGTGCAAAACCTAAAGAGATATTAACCCTTACTTTTACAAATAAAGCTGCAAATGAAATGAGTGAAAGAATCTTCAAAACCTTACAAAACTTAGGTGAAGATGAAGCTTATTTAGAGCAAATAATAAAAAACTCTGGCTTTAGTAAAGAGAAAATTCTAGAAAAAAAAGAAAAAATCCTTGATGATTTTACAAATGCTTCTTTATCAATTTTCACAATTGATAAATTTGTAAATAAAATACTTAGGGAGTTTTGTGGATATTTAGGAATAAGTGATGATTTTGAGATAAAAGAGGATGATATTGAAAATTTAAGTGCTAAATTTTTAGAATCACTTTCTTTAGATGATTTTGATAAATTAATTGATTTTCAACTTTATGAGAAAAAGAAATATTCCTCTTTATTTGATGTTTTTAGTGAATTATTTGAAAAAAATGAGACCTTTAAACCTTTAAATATTGATGCAAGTTTAATAAATGTTCAAAAAGAGCAATGTATGAAGTTTGCATTCCAAGTAAAAGAACATATTCTTAATTGTACAAATGCTTCGAATAGTGCTTTAAAAGCAGTGGATTTTGAAAATTTTGATGAATTTATTACAAAATCTTGGATAACAAAAAATAGTCCAAGTGAATATAACTATTTTAAAAAATGTTCAAACGAACATCTTGAATCAATATTTTCAAATTTGAAAAATGAGATTGAAGTTTACTATAAAATTAGGGCAGGGTTTTCTTTAAGCAGATTATTTTATCTTTTTAATCTTTTTAAAGAGTATAAAACAAAATACAATAGGGCAAAAAACTATTTACACTTTAATGATATTTCAAATTTGGTATATGAGTTATTAAGTACAAGAATTGATAAAGAGTTTTTATATTTTAGATTAGATTCAAAGTTTTCACATATATTAATTGATGAGTTTCAAGATACCTCTTTACTTCAGTATAAAATTTTAGAGCCATTAATTAAAGAGATATTATCAGGAGATAATAGTTTTAAAACATTTTTTTATGTTGGAGATACTAAACAATCAATTTATAGATTTAGAGGTGGGAAAAGGGAACTTTTTGATTATGTTTTAAAAACAAACACTTTAGTTGAAGTTGAGGTTTTAAATACAAACTTTAGGTCTTGTGAAAATGTAGTAAATTTTGTAAATAATTCATTTTCACAGTTAATAAACTATGAATATCATGATCAAAATGCGATTTATAAAGGTGGATTTGTAGAAGTTTTTGAAGATGATTTTTTAGCAAATAAAGAGAAAAAAGATAATGAGTTTGAAAATATAGCAAAAAAAATATCACAACTTATGCAAAATGGCGTTAATAGTAATGATATTGCAATATTAACCTATACAAATGATGATGTGTTAAATATCTACTCTTATTTAAAAAAGATGTTTCCTAGTTTAAAAATATCCACAGAAATGACCTCAAAATTAATAAATCAAGAAAATGTAAAGGCTGTAATTAATGCAATTAAATATTTTTATTTTAAAGAGGATTTATATAAAGAAAATCTTAATGCAATAATTGGAAATGAACCTAATACAAGTTTTGATTTAGATGTAGATATAAAAAATCAAAGTGTTCAAGAAATAGTTTTACAAACGGCAGATTTATTAAAGCTAACCGATGATAATGTTATCAAATTAATTGAAGAGTGTAGTAAGTTTAAAAATATTGTTGATTTTATTTATGAAATAGATAAAATGGAAACTTCCATTGAAAATTCTGAACAAATTGGTCTTCAAATATTAACTATTTTTAAATCAAAGGGACTAGAGTTTCATACAGTATTACTTCTTGATAGAATTAAACAAAAGAATGCAGATAAAAACTCTTTACTATTTGAATATGATGATGTACATTTAAAAAATATTTATTATAAAATTGCAAATATTGAAAGCTTCAATGAGCAGTATAAAAAAGCACAAGAAAAAGAAAAAGCTTTAGCTAAAGATGATGAATTAAATATTTTATATGTTGCCATGACAAGGGCTAAAAAAAATATGATAATCTTCAAAAAGCAGAATAAGTCAGTATTTGATTTATTATCTTTAAATAAGTGTGCTATTGGTGAAGTAATAAAAAGTGATGAAAAAAGTATTAACTATGAAAAAGCAAATAAGGTTATTTATAAACCACTTGATTTAGGGACTCAAGAAAAACCTGTATCAAAAGAAAATGAAAAAGAGTATTCTTTGTATTCAAGATATTTTGGTATTGCCACACACTATTGTCTTGAGATGATGAATCAATTTGATCAAGCATCTTTAGATTATTCTATCTCTTTAGTTAAAAATAGATTTTCTAGCTATTTACATGATAATGATATTGAAAACATTAAAAAAAGAATCAAAAAATTAATTGAAAATGAAACCTTTAAAAAATTAATAGAAAATGCTAGTTTTAATAAGGAACAATCTTTACTTTATAAAGGTGAATTAAAAATTATTGATTTATTTGCTATTAAAGATAATAAATATTATATCTTTGATTATAAGACAACTAAAGATGAATTACAAGAGCATAAACTCCAAGTAAATCACTATAAAAAGGCAATTAGTAAAATTGAAAATAGTGATGAGGTATATGCTTTTATAATCTATTTAAATGAAGATGAAGCAAAACTTGTAGAGCTTAAATAA
- a CDS encoding GGDEF domain-containing protein: MNSKRKISLSLLLVMSVMFIILIINILINFREYGIQSVENKAKAIAQTVKHSLTSHMVNGVIDNRSLFLEQIENLENIDNIWLSRAPAVIEQFGKGNNNEVARDKIDEEVLNTGKEKAVVEEKIFGKSSYRITIPYIGNSEGSIDCLSCHTTAKEGDTLGAITISMSVDDLKEVGITTLTNTTIIALILIVFILIFVNKLISPFLTLFESINRVMKKAQIGDYSDRIGETNGKESDEVASWIDGLLEKLQSTLEDIEHKINVFLVHQKRKRIDPLVDVKTTVNRLADIYRFRKTIEHDENINEVYERLAYILREKFKITDFNFIEADTTHKNTNVIYIEKEIHCNAQDGCRADRTNTIVDSCQFHKMCDKFNYETKKSHICIPYSISNDLDFIVSIVNDTEEEHQRVRDLLPSVQDYIDTAKPEIVSKKLMYKLELTARTDPLTGLYNRKYLEESLKTIVSQAKRANITYGILMADIDFFKMINDTYGHDVGDEAIKIVSQTLIENTRESDIVIRFGGEEFIVLLHNCNEDFVFEIAEKIRVAFSKKEIPVASTSFNKTISIGASIFPTHTNNFWQCVKFADIALYNAKENGRNKSVVFSKELLKDKELTDEY, from the coding sequence ATGAATTCAAAAAGAAAAATATCACTGTCTTTACTTCTAGTAATGTCTGTAATGTTTATTATCCTTATTATAAATATTCTTATCAACTTTAGAGAATATGGAATACAAAGTGTTGAGAATAAAGCAAAAGCTATTGCCCAAACTGTTAAACACAGTTTAACTTCCCACATGGTTAATGGCGTAATAGATAACAGAAGTTTATTTTTAGAACAAATTGAGAATCTTGAAAATATTGATAATATTTGGCTATCAAGAGCTCCTGCCGTGATTGAACAATTTGGTAAGGGGAACAATAACGAAGTTGCTAGAGATAAAATTGATGAAGAAGTTCTAAATACAGGAAAAGAAAAAGCAGTAGTAGAAGAAAAAATCTTTGGAAAAAGTAGTTATAGAATAACTATTCCATATATTGGAAACTCTGAAGGAAGTATAGATTGTTTATCTTGTCATACAACTGCAAAAGAAGGTGATACTTTAGGAGCAATTACTATATCAATGTCAGTTGATGATTTAAAAGAAGTAGGAATAACAACCCTAACAAATACAACTATTATTGCACTTATCTTGATTGTTTTCATTTTAATTTTTGTAAATAAATTAATTTCACCATTTTTAACACTTTTTGAATCAATTAATAGGGTTATGAAAAAAGCTCAAATTGGTGATTACTCAGATAGAATTGGTGAAACAAATGGAAAAGAAAGTGATGAAGTAGCAAGTTGGATTGACGGTTTATTAGAGAAACTTCAATCTACATTAGAAGATATTGAACATAAAATTAATGTGTTTTTAGTTCATCAAAAAAGAAAAAGAATTGATCCTTTAGTAGATGTAAAAACAACAGTAAATAGGCTTGCTGATATTTATAGATTTAGAAAAACAATTGAACATGATGAAAATATAAATGAAGTTTATGAAAGATTAGCTTATATTTTAAGAGAGAAATTTAAAATAACAGATTTCAATTTTATTGAAGCAGATACAACCCATAAAAATACAAATGTTATTTATATAGAAAAAGAGATTCATTGTAATGCACAAGATGGTTGTAGAGCAGATAGAACAAATACAATAGTGGATTCTTGTCAATTTCATAAAATGTGTGACAAGTTTAATTATGAAACAAAAAAATCTCATATCTGTATCCCTTATTCAATTTCTAATGATTTAGATTTTATTGTTTCAATTGTAAATGATACAGAAGAGGAACACCAAAGAGTTAGAGATTTATTACCTTCTGTTCAAGACTATATTGATACTGCAAAACCAGAAATTGTAAGTAAAAAACTTATGTATAAACTCGAGCTTACAGCAAGAACAGACCCATTAACTGGTCTTTATAATAGAAAATATTTAGAAGAATCATTAAAAACTATTGTTTCACAAGCAAAAAGAGCGAATATAACTTATGGAATTTTAATGGCTGATATAGATTTCTTCAAAATGATTAATGATACTTATGGACATGATGTAGGAGATGAAGCGATTAAAATTGTGTCTCAAACACTTATTGAAAATACTAGAGAATCAGATATAGTAATTAGATTTGGAGGGGAAGAGTTTATTGTACTTCTTCACAATTGTAATGAAGATTTTGTATTTGAAATTGCAGAAAAAATTAGAGTTGCATTTTCAAAAAAAGAGATACCAGTTGCTAGTACTTCTTTTAATAAAACTATTAGTATAGGTGCTTCAATCTTTCCTACTCATACAAACAATTTTTGGCAATGTGTTAAATTTGCAGATATCGCTTTATATAATGCAAAAGAGAATGGAAGAAATAAATCAGTTGTATTTTCAAAAGAACTTTTAAAAGATAAAGAATTAACAGATGAATATTAG